GCGCACCAAGCTCAAGAACGTGCTCTCGGGGAAGGTCGTCGACAAGACGTTCAACGCCGGCACCAAGGTCGAGACGGCCAACGTCGACAAGCGCGACATGGAGTATCTCTACAACGACGGCTCCGACTTCGTGTTCATGGACGGTGACACGTACGACCAGATCAACATCCCGGCCGAGACCGTCGGTGATGCGGCGAAGTACATGCTGGAGAACACCAAGGCCGTCGTCGCCACGCACGACGGGGCGCCGCTGTACGTCGAGCTGCCGGCGAGCGTCGAGCTCGTCGTCAAGCACACCGACCCGGGCTTGCAGGGTGACCGGTCCACCGGAGGCACCAAGCCGGCCGAGCTGGAGACCGGCGCGCAGATCCAGGTGCCGCTGTTCATCAACACCGGCGACAAGCTGAAGGTCGACACCCGCGACGGGTCGTACCTCGGCCGCGTCAACAGCTAATGTCCGCCCGCACCAAGGCTCGCAAGCGGGCGATCGACCTGCTGTTCGAGTCGGACCTGCGCGGCACCGACGCCGTGAGCACGGCGGCCGACCGGCTGGCCGATCCGGACCGGCCCGTGCAGCCGTACGCCCTCACCCTGGTCGAGGGCGTCGCGACCCACCGGCAGCGGATCGACGAGCTCGTCACGACGTACGCCGAGGGCTGGACGCTCACCCGGATGCCCGGTGTCGACCGGGCGATCATCCGCACGGCGATCTACGAGCTGCTGTGGGTCGACGAGGTACCCGACGCCGTGGTGATCGACGAGGCCGTCGAGCTCGCGAAGACGCTGTCCACCGACGACTCGCCGAAGTTCGTCAACGGGCTGCTCGGGCGCCTGGTCAAGGTCAAGCCGGATCTAGTCGTATGACCGCCGACTCGCAGCACCGCGCGCGGCTCGCCGCGCGGGTCCACGACAGCGCCTTCCGCAAGCCGCCGGTGGGGACTCGCGGCTACGACGACGAGGCGGTCGACCGCTTCCTCGACGAGTTGCAGGACGCCCTGGTGGGCCCGGCGACCGTGGAGGACATCGTGGGCCGGCTGGAGACCTGCATCTTCGCCAAGCCACCGATCGGGAAGCGCGGCTACCACCCGGACGACGTCGACGACCTGATCGACGGGGTGCTCGGCGAGCTGACCGGGCAGCAGCCGGTCTCGCGGGTTCGCCCCGAGCCGCCCGCTCGCGTGCAGAGCGGGCTCGTCGAGCACCGCTCCGGCTTCTGGAAGCGGCTGCTCGGCCGGTAGCGCTGCGCGTTTGGTCGGCGTGCTCGTCGACGCGGACTTGTGCCCCGCGGAAGGGCTTCTGCTCAGTGAGTGGGCTCGTGCCCATTGAGCGGGTCGATCGGCCCGCTCAAGGGACACACCCCCGCCCGCTGCACACAACCCCGCCCGCTGCACACAACCCGCCCGGTGGACGTACCGCTCGGCCAGGTGACCACCGCGCGCCGGCGGTTCAAAGGCCGGTGAGGCGCGCCGCTACCGTCAGCGCCGCAGCGGTCCCGAGCACCGCGACCGCCCAGGCCAGGTCGCTGGCGGTGACCCGCTGCGGTCGCCATGAGGTCCGGGGGTGCGCGCCGAGCCCGCGGGTCTGCATGACGATCGCCAGCCGCTCGCCACGTCGGATGGAGGAGGCCAGCAACGCCACCGCCGCGCGCCCCGCCACCGCGGGACCGACCCGTCGGAAGCCGCGCATGCGGTGGGCCCGCAGCAGCGTCTGCCAGGCCTCGGGCAGGTCGGCCAGCAGCCGGTAGCCCGCGACGACGGCGAAGCAGACGTTGTCCGGCAGCCGGAGGTTCTGGCGCAGGCTCTCCAGCAGCGCCGCGGGCGGGGTCGTGCGCACCATGAGGATGACGCCGAGGCCCACCACCAGCGTCCGCATCGCGAGCGACCCGCCCACCGCCAGGCCGTGGTTGGTGACGGTCAGCGGGCCGAGCCGAGCGAGCGGGCGGCCGGCGCGCGTCACGGAGTTCACCACCAGCACGCTGAGCGCGAAGGCCAGGAACGGCAGGTGCCCGAGGAGGAGCGTGCGGACGGGCACGGTGCGGTCGACGAGCCACAGCCCGAGCAGCCCGAGGTAGAGCACCGTCGGGGTGAGCGGGTCGAACACCAGAAGCAGACCCAGGCTCAGCACGGTGAGCACCACGAGCTTCACGCTCGGATTGACCATCGCGAGCCGTCTCACGCGCGGACCGTCCGCCGGTCGAGGGCGCCCAGCAGCGCGCCGAGCCCGACCTCCGGCTCTCGGCGCGCCCACCATGTCAGGATCGGTGGCCGGCGCAGCCCGGCGTCCTCGAGCGCCTGGTCGTCGCGCAGCACCTCCTCGACCGGCCGTGGCGCGCCGAGCACGCCGGCCGCGGCCATGCACACGGCGTCGGCGATCGCGCCGACCAGCCGCAAATCGTGGGTGATCATCCCGACCGCGAGGCCGTCGTCGGCGAGCCCCCGGATCAGCCCGGCGAGCCGGGCGCCGTGCGCGGCGTCCTGCCCGAACGTGGGCTCGTCGAGCAGCAGCACGTCGGGGCGCTGCGCAGCGGCGATGGCGATCGAGAGCCGCCGCTGCTGACCGCCCGAGAGCCGGAACGGATCGTGCTCCTCCAGGCCGCCCAGCCCGAACGCGTCGATGATCGCCCGAGCACCGTCGGGATCCAGAGCGGAGCCGAAGCAGATCTCGTCGAGGACCGACCGCCGCAGGAACTGGTGCTCCGGATGCTGGAACACCATCGCGACCTTCCCGGCGACGTGCAGCCGCCCGCCGTGGTGGGGCAGCAGCCCAGCGATGCCGAGGAACGCCGACGTCTTGCCCGAGCCGTTGCGGCCGAGCACGGCGGTGACCGAGCCCGGGCGCAGGCTCAGCGTCGCCGACGCCACCACGACGGGGGATCGCCTCGACCGGCCGGCGCGGAACGCTGCGGCGGCGGCGTCCACGAGCGGTTCGGCCGAGTGTCCGTCCCGCCGCGCGTCCAAGGCGCCGGGACCCAGCGCGGCCGCGAGACGCTCGAGGGATCTCTCCGGCCGGTCGATGTCGTCCGAGGTGGGGCGGACGCCGAGCGCGAGCGCCGCCTCGACGCCGTACGGCAGCCGGCAGCCGGCCGCGGCGATCTCCGGGGCCCGCTGCACGAGCACCTCGGTGGTGGGCCCGTCGGCCAGGATGGCACCTGACCGGTCGAGCACCACGGTGCGCGCCGGCAGCACGCTCAGGTCGTCGACGAGGTGCTCGACGAGGAGCGTCGCACGGCCGTCGCCGGTCAGCCGGCGTCGGGTCTCCGAGGCGGCCGCGGGGTCGAGCATGGACGTCGGCTCGTCGAGCAGCAGCAGCCGAGGCTCGCGAGCTAGGGTCGCCGCGAGGGCGACCCGCTGCAGCTCCCCGCCGCTGAGCGTCGCGGTGTCACGCTCGGCAAGGTGCGCGCAGCCGGCGTCGTGCAAGGCGGACGCGACCCGGTCGCGAATGACGGCCGGCGGCAGGCCGAGGTTCTCCAGACCGAACGCGACCTCGTCGTCCACGCGCGCCAGGACCACCGAGTCGAGCGGGTCCTGGGCCAGGAAGCCCGCGTCGTCGGCGATCTGCGCGATCGAGCGGCCCTCGGTCGAGTGCCCGTCGATGAGGATGCTGCCGTACACGTCGGCGTCCACCACGTCGGGGATGACGCCGGCGACCGAGCGCAGCAGGCTGGACTTGCCGCATCCGGACGGTCCGAGCAGCAGCACGGACTCGTCCGGCTCCACTCGCAGATCGACATGCTGCGGACGCTCGCCGCCGGCTCCCGGGAACCGGACGGCGAGCGCGCGAACCGTCAGCAGGTCAGCGTCGGTCACGGAGGTCGCGGACGACGGCGAAGTTGTCCAGTACGCCCGTCCGCACCAGCAGGTCCCCGAGCGCCTTGGCCAGCAGACCGCAGAGCACGACGCAGCTCGCCAGGTGGATGATCGCCCGCCACACGACGATGCTCTGCCCCCACCAGCCCAGGACGCTCGCCTCGTACACGAAGATGGCGGCGCCGCCGACCAGTCCGGACAGCGCGAAGGTGCCCCACGTCCACCGGCGGTAGCGCGTCGCGGCGAACACCAGCTCGACGCCGACGCCCTGCACGAGCGCCGTCAGGAACAGCTTCGGGCCGACCGGCGAGCCGAGCACGACGACCTCGATCACCGAGGCGATCACCTCCGCGACGATGCCCGCGCCGGGCTTGCGGGTGATGTAGAGCGCCAGCGGCGCCACGACCATCCAGCCGCCCCACAGGATGTTCTGCGCGAGGTCGCCCGAGGGGCCCATCGCGATGGACAGCGCGAGCCAGGCCTGCACGAGCGCGTAGTACAGGAAGCCGAAGACGGCGCCGAGGACGGCGATGAGGACGAGGTCGTGCAGGCGCCAGCCGCGCTGGACGGACGGCTTGCGGGCGATGCGGTCGGTTTCCGAGGTGCTCATGCGTGCTGCTCCGTTCGCGAGGGGGATCCGATGGAGATGGTCAGGTGGCACACGACGTGCGGCACGCTGCGGCCGACCTCGGACCAGGTCGTGAAGACGAGCTCGAGGGCCTGCGCGAGGTCGCCGCGCAGCATCGTCGCGAAGTGCGCGGGGGTCACCTCCAGGCCGGACTGCTTGGCCTGCTCGATCGCCCGCTCGATGGGCTCGAGGTGCGCGCCGTGCCCGCTGTCGCCGTCCATCAGCGGGTACAGCGACCACTGGACGTCGGCGTCCAGGCCGGCCGGTTCGAGCGCCACGGCGTCCGGCGTGGGCAGCGCATAGCGATCGAGGAGGGTGCACTCCATCTCGCCGGGGCACCCGCGCGACAGCAGCACGTGGGTGACGAGGTGGCCGCCGTCCATCGCGCGCGCCGCGGCGCCGACGGTGCGTAGCAGGTAGCCGGCGAGCGCCGGCTCCGCAGGGGCGGCGGTGGCCCCGACGTACGTGCTCACCGGCCCGGTGTCGATATCGAGTGTGCCGTCGCCGTCGCCCGCCTCGGCGATCGCGGTGAGGATGACGTGCACGAAGTCGTCGCTCGCCGGATGCAGGCTGTAGCGCATGCCGATCCCGAACTCGGCCGGGTCGGCCGGTTGCCGGTCGTCCATCGGTGCTCCCGGACCACCGAGAACGAAGAGACGCGAGGAACGCTGAGGGTCCACGCGTGCCCAACTCCCTACGCCGGTACGAGCCGGATCAGGTTCACGGGTCTGTGGCCGAGCCACACTCTCAGCGCTGGATGCGCTCCCCGGGGGTCGTCGCCCACCCTACGCGCCCGGCATCCGCGGCGCGAGGGGGCCAGTAGGGTCGGGTGATGACTGATCGACCGATTGCCCTCATCACCGGTGGCTCGCGCGGCGTGGGCCTCGCCATCGCCCGCGAGCTGCAGGCCACGCACCATCTCCTGATCGGCGCGCGCACCGCGGAGGCTGCCCGCGCCGCGTGCGCGGAGCTCGAGTCGGCGGAGCCGTTCGTAGCCGACCTCACCGACGAGGCGGCGCTCGCCGAGGCGGCGGCCTCGCTGCCCGACCTGGATCTGCTGGTGCACAACGCGGGCATCTCCACGAAGAACGCCGTCATCGACACGACCCGCGCGCAGTGGCGGCAGATCTTCGAGGCGAACCTGTTCGCCGTCGCCGACCTGACCGCGCGGACGCTGCCGGGCCTGCGCCGTACGCGGGGGATGGTCGTGCTGATCAACTCCGGCTCCGGGTTCTTCACCAATCCGGAGAACGCGATGTACTGCGGGACGAAGTTCGCGCTGCGCGCCTTCGCCGACGTGCTGCGGGAGGAGGAGCGGCCCAACGGCGTCCGGGTCAGCTCGGTGCATCCCGGCAAGGTGGACACCGACATGCAGCGGGAGATCGTCGAGCACGACGGCGGGACCTATCAGCCCGAGCTCTACCTGACGCCGGAGTCGGTGGCCCGCGCGGTGCGCGCCGCGGTGGAGGCGAGCCCCGACGCGACC
This region of Cumulibacter manganitolerans genomic DNA includes:
- the efp gene encoding elongation factor P, producing MATTNDLKNGIVLNLDGNLWSVVEFQHVKPGKGGAFVRTKLKNVLSGKVVDKTFNAGTKVETANVDKRDMEYLYNDGSDFVFMDGDTYDQINIPAETVGDAAKYMLENTKAVVATHDGAPLYVELPASVELVVKHTDPGLQGDRSTGGTKPAELETGAQIQVPLFINTGDKLKVDTRDGSYLGRVNS
- the nusB gene encoding transcription antitermination factor NusB, producing the protein MSARTKARKRAIDLLFESDLRGTDAVSTAADRLADPDRPVQPYALTLVEGVATHRQRIDELVTTYAEGWTLTRMPGVDRAIIRTAIYELLWVDEVPDAVVIDEAVELAKTLSTDDSPKFVNGLLGRLVKVKPDLVV
- a CDS encoding DivIVA domain-containing protein, coding for MTADSQHRARLAARVHDSAFRKPPVGTRGYDDEAVDRFLDELQDALVGPATVEDIVGRLETCIFAKPPIGKRGYHPDDVDDLIDGVLGELTGQQPVSRVRPEPPARVQSGLVEHRSGFWKRLLGR
- a CDS encoding energy-coupling factor transporter transmembrane component T family protein; translation: MRRLAMVNPSVKLVVLTVLSLGLLLVFDPLTPTVLYLGLLGLWLVDRTVPVRTLLLGHLPFLAFALSVLVVNSVTRAGRPLARLGPLTVTNHGLAVGGSLAMRTLVVGLGVILMVRTTPPAALLESLRQNLRLPDNVCFAVVAGYRLLADLPEAWQTLLRAHRMRGFRRVGPAVAGRAAVALLASSIRRGERLAIVMQTRGLGAHPRTSWRPQRVTASDLAWAVAVLGTAAALTVAARLTGL
- a CDS encoding ABC transporter ATP-binding protein, which translates into the protein MTDADLLTVRALAVRFPGAGGERPQHVDLRVEPDESVLLLGPSGCGKSSLLRSVAGVIPDVVDADVYGSILIDGHSTEGRSIAQIADDAGFLAQDPLDSVVLARVDDEVAFGLENLGLPPAVIRDRVASALHDAGCAHLAERDTATLSGGELQRVALAATLAREPRLLLLDEPTSMLDPAAASETRRRLTGDGRATLLVEHLVDDLSVLPARTVVLDRSGAILADGPTTEVLVQRAPEIAAAGCRLPYGVEAALALGVRPTSDDIDRPERSLERLAAALGPGALDARRDGHSAEPLVDAAAAAFRAGRSRRSPVVVASATLSLRPGSVTAVLGRNGSGKTSAFLGIAGLLPHHGGRLHVAGKVAMVFQHPEHQFLRRSVLDEICFGSALDPDGARAIIDAFGLGGLEEHDPFRLSGGQQRRLSIAIAAAQRPDVLLLDEPTFGQDAAHGARLAGLIRGLADDGLAVGMITHDLRLVGAIADAVCMAAAGVLGAPRPVEEVLRDDQALEDAGLRRPPILTWWARREPEVGLGALLGALDRRTVRA
- a CDS encoding ECF transporter S component, giving the protein MSTSETDRIARKPSVQRGWRLHDLVLIAVLGAVFGFLYYALVQAWLALSIAMGPSGDLAQNILWGGWMVVAPLALYITRKPGAGIVAEVIASVIEVVVLGSPVGPKLFLTALVQGVGVELVFAATRYRRWTWGTFALSGLVGGAAIFVYEASVLGWWGQSIVVWRAIIHLASCVVLCGLLAKALGDLLVRTGVLDNFAVVRDLRDRR
- a CDS encoding YkoF family thiamine/hydroxymethylpyrimidine-binding protein, encoding MDDRQPADPAEFGIGMRYSLHPASDDFVHVILTAIAEAGDGDGTLDIDTGPVSTYVGATAAPAEPALAGYLLRTVGAAARAMDGGHLVTHVLLSRGCPGEMECTLLDRYALPTPDAVALEPAGLDADVQWSLYPLMDGDSGHGAHLEPIERAIEQAKQSGLEVTPAHFATMLRGDLAQALELVFTTWSEVGRSVPHVVCHLTISIGSPSRTEQHA
- a CDS encoding SDR family oxidoreductase, yielding MTDRPIALITGGSRGVGLAIARELQATHHLLIGARTAEAARAACAELESAEPFVADLTDEAALAEAAASLPDLDLLVHNAGISTKNAVIDTTRAQWRQIFEANLFAVADLTARTLPGLRRTRGMVVLINSGSGFFTNPENAMYCGTKFALRAFADVLREEERPNGVRVSSVHPGKVDTDMQREIVEHDGGTYQPELYLTPESVARAVRAAVEASPDATLEVVSVRPTRR